ATTAACGTTTGAAACTTAGGAGAACTTAACACCTCCTTCATATTTAAACACCTCCTTTTTTGAGATTTATTTTCTGATAAAATAGATAGCAATAGTTATGCCAAAACAAAGAATATAGAATTATCAATGATTAGATGGGAAAACACCAAAAATAGTAAAAACTTTGAGGAAAATTTCCTCAATTATTTTTAAAGCCCAAACAAGACAAGAGATGAGATCTTAACTGGGGTATCCCCTTAGATTCTTTACAGGAGATTAGGAAAAGAGGGGTTTCTGGATTAGGTTTGAATGTTTTTTGATAAACAGAGGCTTGACGTTCTACTTCTCTAAAGGATAAAGTATCTATCTTGTTTAAGACTATACAGTGAGGTTTTTTAAGGTGTTTTACAAACTCAACCAGCTGGATGTCTGCTTCATCGGGATTACGTCTTATATCAAAAATAAGTACAAGATTTCTAAAGTCTCTCACTGCTTTTAAATATCCCTCTACCAGGTATTGCCAGTGTTTTTTTACCTCAACAGGGACTTTAGCAAACCCGTAACCAGGTAGGTCTACTAAATAAAACTTAAAATCTATTCTAAAAAAGTTTAAGGCTTTGGTAAAGCCAGGAGTAGAGGACACTTTGGCTACCTTTTTACGGTTTAAAAAGGCATTGATTAAAGAGGATTTACCTACGTTTGACCTTCCTAAAAAGGCAATTTCAGGAAATTCTGGAGGAGGCAGGTCCTCTAACTTAAAAACACTTTTAACAAACTCGATATGCTTAAACATGGTTAGTCTTGTTTTAAGATTACGAGGGCAGGGTTTAAGTAAGCCGGGTTCTGTTACCTGGGGAAATTTTCCCCAGGCGGTGATTATTTCTCTGAGAAGAGGGTTACCCCTCTTCTTAAGCGGCCTACCTGAGCCTTAGCGGGCGGGGCACCCATGGCTCTGTTTGGCCTTGCTCCGGACGGGGGTTGCCGTGCCACCAGGTGTTACCACCTGGTGCGGTGGGCTCTTACCCCACCTTTTCACCCTTGCCCGCACCAGAAAGGAAAAAATCCTTTCTGGCCGCTGGCGGTCTGTTTTCTGTGGCCCTTTCCAGGGATTACTCCCTCCGGGTGTTACCCGGCGTCCTCCCCTGTGGAGCCCGGACTTTCCTCCCCAGGGAATTAATCCCTGGAGCAATCACCTCTTAAACCCTGCCCTCTGTTTTTAAAACATAGGTTCTTTTTAAAATTTTTCAACCAGAACTGACCCGGCTTTTCAAAGTTTGATCCTATCCAAAAAATAGACTCTACGTTAAAATTACCTATAAAATTACCTATAAAACTGTTTCATAAGGAGGCTTAATGTTTGATTTCGTAGGTTGTGGGGCGCTTAATTGGGATATTTTTTTTGAGGTAGAAGACCTTGAGGTTTTAAAGGAAAAAAACATACCAGCTATACCAGGAGGTGAAATAGCCTTAGAAAGAAAGGAATTTTTAGAGGTGCTTAATTTTTTAGAGAAAAAAGGCAACTTTTTGTTTGAAGGAGGAGGTGGGTCTGCAGCTAATACCCTTTATGCCCTTAGTCTTTGGGGGTTTAGGTGTAGTTTTTTAGGGGCGGTGGGAGAAGATTCTTTTGGTAAGAAGATTTTAGAAGAATTTTCTTCGGTAAACCTTGTTTCTGAGTATATCATAAAAAAAGGAACTACCAGTTTAGCTTTGATAATCTTAAGCCCATATCGTGACAGGTTTATCCTCGTAAGTCCAGGGGATGCAGAAAAATACCTCCCTTCCCTTTTATCAACCAAGGTCTTACCTACAGGGGTTTACCACTTTTCTTCCTTTGCCTCTAAAGAAGGAAGAAATTTTCAGCTAAATCTTCTTAGCAAGGTTAATCCTCTTTGTTTTGACCCAGGTAGAATATACACCGCTTTGGGATGGGAGTTCCTTTTGCCTTGGCTAAAAAAGACTAAACATCTTTTTATCACAGAAGAAGAACTGAGCATGTTAGATAAAAACCCTTATGACCTTTTAGAGTTAGGGATAGAAAAGATATTTTTAAAACAAGGCAAAAAGGGAGCAACCTTGGTGAGTAGGGATAGGGTTATCACAGCCTCAAGTCTAAAGATAGAAAAGGTGGTAGATAATACCGGGGCAGGCGATTATTTTAACGCTGGGGTGCTTGCAGGTATAGCCTTAGGATTGCCTGACGAAAGAGCTTTAAACCTTGGGATTTATACCGCAGGAATAAGCCTCAGGGATTACGGAAGAAGGGGTTGCTTAAACAAAAAGGAGTTTCAAAATTATGTAAGTTTGTTAAAATAACAGATGAAAAATTTAAGAAGGTATTAAAATGTCAGAAGTTGACCTAAAATATTTAAAAAGTCTTACTCAAGAATGGTTTAAAGACGCTTTTTATGGAGACCTTTACTTAGAAAGGGTTGAAACTCTTAAAATAGTGGTTGAGCCAGACAGAATAGACGAGGTCAACTGGGGAGTAGAAGAAGGCTCAGCCATAAGAAAAATCACCCCAGAGTTTACCAACAAACTCTATTTTTCTAATGGATTTTTTGAGAAAGGTTTAAGAGAGTTGATTTTACAGACAAAAAGACCTTGTGAGGAAGAGGTTTCTAAAAAACTAACCACCAGGCTTGAATATTTAGAAGAATTAAAAAAGAAGGTTTGGTCTACGAAAGAGATAAAACACTATCGTCTTTTTTATAGCGAGGTCGTAAAAGAAGTATGGATTTTTACCTCAGAGGGAAAATTTTTGTCTGATAAAAGGGAATATACCAAGTTGGGAGTGATAGTGGTTGCAGAAAAGGACGGTAGGCTTGAGAGAGGTTATGAGGTCGCAGGGAGAAAGATGAACTTTGAACAGGTAAAGGATTTAGAAGAGTTTTTAGTTCTTCCTGAACGAGCCTCAAGGTTGGCTGTGAAGATGCTTTCAGCTAAGAAAGCTCCTGCTGGGGTTATGCCTGTAGTTTTAGCAGGTCAGGCAGGAGGAACGATGATACATGAGGCTGTAGGGCATGGTCTTGAGGCAGACCATGCAGAAGAGGGGCTTTCGGTTTATTCAGGTAAAATTGGGGAAAAAGTAGCCAGTCCTTTGATTACGGTGGTTGACGACCCAACGATAGAAGGTCTTTATGGTTCTTATCAGGTGGATGACGAAGGGGTTTATGCTCAACCGGTAGTTTTGATAGAGAACGGAAGGCTTAAAACCTATCTTTATGACAGGTTAACCGCATTTAAGTACCAGAAAACACCTAATGGACATGGAAGAAGGCAAGATTATAGGTGTATCCCTATACCTCGCATGGCCAATACCTATATAGCCAAAGGTCCTCATAAGCCTGAAGAGATCCTTAAAAGTATAGAAAAAGGGATTTTAGTAAAAAAAATGGGCGGAGGGGAGGTTAATCCTTTAACAGGAGATTTTGTGTTTGAAGTAAGAGAGGGTTATTACATAGATAAAGGAGAGATAGCCTATCCTGTTAAAGGTGCTACTTTAGTAGGGAACGGTCCCAAAGTATTAGAAATCATAGACATGGTAGGGGAGGATTTACATTTTGAGCCTGGGGTTTGTGGGAAAGACGGCCAAGGGGTTCCTGTTTCAGACGGCCAACCTACTCTAAGAATCCCTGAGTTGACTGTCGGAGGTATAGTAGAGTAATAAGAGAGGTGAAAAAAGATGTGTGGACTTTTTGGGATATTTGGTGTAGAAGAAGCAGCTAACTATACATATTTTGGGCTTTATTCACTTCAACACAGAGGTCAAGAAAGTGCTGGGATTGCAGTTTATGATGGAGAAACCATAAGAGAGTGGAAGGCCTTAGGGCTGGTAAGTGAGGTTTTTAATGAGGAGATTTTGAAAGGTCTTAAAGGAAAGGTAGCTATCGGTCATGTGAGATATTCTACCACAGGGTCAAGTATAGTACAAAATGCTCAGCCTTTTTGTGTGAGTTTTGCTAAAAAAAAGATAGCCATAGCTCACAACGGAAATCTAGTCAACGCCTATCAGATCAGGTGCTCCCTCGAGGAAGAAGGACATATCTTTCAAACCACGATGGATAGTGAGGTTATTATTCATTTAGTCGTGAGAAACCTTAAAAAAGGTCTGGTAGAGGCTATTGCTGAGACTATGAAAAAAATAAAGGGAGCCTATTCTGTCCTTCTTCTTTACGATGACACCTTGGTTGCCTTTAGAGATCCTTGGGGTTTTCGTCCCCTTTGTTTAGGGATAATTAACGGAGGTTATGTGATAGCCTCTGAGACCTGCGCGTTTGACCTTATCGGGGCTCAGTATTTAAGAGAGGTAGCCCCAGGGGAGATTTTGGTTATAACTCAAGAAGGGCTAAAATCTTATTTTCCCTTTAAAAAAGAAAAGTTTCCCAAGAGTCACTGTGTTTTTGAGTTTATCTATTTTGCCAGGCCTGATAGCCATATCTTTGGCAAAACCGTATATCCTGTAAGAAAACAGTTAGGAAAAAATCTTTATAAAGAATGTCCTTTAGAGGCAGATTTTGTGATGCCCTTTCCTGATTCAGGTACTTATGCAGCCATCGGATATTCACAGGCAAGTGGTATCCCTCTTGAGTTTGGAATGATAAGGAATCATTACATAGGAAGGACTTTTATCCAGCCTTCACAACGTCTTAGGGATCTTTCTGTAAAGATGAAATTAAACCCGGTAAAGGAACTTATCAAAAATAGAGAAATTATTATAGTAGATGATTCCTTGGTAAGAGGAACAACCAGTAAAAACCGATTTAGAGGGATAAAGGAGCTTGGGCCAAAAAAGGTTCATTTTTTGCTTTCTTGTCCCCCGATAAGGTTCCCTTGCTTTTTTGGAATAGATTTCCCTTCAAGGTCAGAGCTTATTGCAGCTAAACATAGTGTGGAAGAAATAAGAAAGTTTTTAGACATAGATACCCTTTATTATCTCAGTATAGAAGGGTTGGTTGATGCGTTAGGTGATCTAAGAAACAAATTATGTTTAGCCTGTTTTACCGGGGAATATCCGATAGAGGTTGATTTTAGTTTTAAAAAAGACATCGCAGAGGCATAAAATGTCAAGTTTTAAAAGTTTACAAGAGTTTTTACAGGTGCTGGAACAGGAAAAGGAGTTAATAAGGGTTAAAGAAGAGGTTTCTCCTGAACTTGAGATAACCGAGATTACCGACAGAGTTTGTAAAAAATTTGGCCCAGCCCTTTTGTTCGAAAAAGTAAAGGGCTATAAAATTCCTGTGGTTACCAACCTTATGGGAAGTTACAAAAGGATATGTTTAGCCCTGAGGGTAAAGGATCTTGATGAGCTTGGAAAAGAGGTTGCCGAGTTTATAGAGGTAACAAAACCTGGGTCTTTTTTTGAGAAATTAAAGCTTGTCCCGAAGCTTTTACGTGCCTCCAATCTTTTTCCTAAAAAGGTTGAAAAAGCCCCCTGTCAGGAGATAGTTTGGGAGGGAGATGAGGTAGATCTCTACAAACTTCCCATACTTAAATGCTGGCCTAAGGACGGAGGTCCTTTTATAACACTTCCTTGTGTGATCACCAAGGATCCTGAAACCGGGACTTATAACGTAGGTATGTACCGGATGCAGGTGTTTAGTAAGAATGAAACCGGTATGCACTGGCAAATACATAAGACCGGGGCTAAGCACTATAGAAAAGCAGAAAAAAAAGGAGAAAGGTTGCCGGTAGCTGTAGCTATAGGCCCTGACCCTGCAATTATCTATGCAGCCACAGCTCCTTTACCTGAAGACATAGACGAGTTTTTGTTAGCAGGATTTTTAAGAAGGTCTCCGGTTGAACTGGTAAAATGTTTGACTGTGCCCCTTGAGGTGCCTGCAGAAAGTCAGATCGTCCTTGAAGGATATGTAGAGCCCTTCGAAAGAAGGCTTGAAGGCCCTTTTGGAGATCATACTGGCTATTACACCCCTCCAGACTATTACCCTGTGTTTAGAGTTACCTGTATCACCTTAAGAAAGGATGCTATCTATCCGGCTACCATCGTAGGTAAACCTCCTCAAGAGGATTGTTTTCTTGGTAAGGCTACAGAAAGGTTGTTTTTGCCTCTGCTAAAAAAGATCCTTCCCGAAATAATAGATATTCATCTTCCTTGGGAGGGAGTTTTTCATAACTTAGCCTTTGTATCAATAGATAAAAGATATCCAGGTCATGCCTTTAAAGTAGCCTCAGCCTTATGGGGCCTTGGGCAGATGATGTTTACCAAAATAATCGTGGTGGTTGACAAAGAGGTAAACGTTCAGAATATAAGTGAGGTGCTGTTTTACATGTCAGGCAACGTAGACCCAGAAAGGGATATCATGATAGTTAAAGGACCGGTTGATGCCCTTGACCATGCAAGCCCTTATCCAGCCTATGGGTCTAAGATGTGTATCGATGCTACCAGAAAATGGAGAGAAGAGGGATATTTAAGGGAATGGCCAGAAGAGGCGGTTATGTCTGATGAAATCAAAGCTAAGGTTGAAAAGGTTTGGAAAAAAATCGAGGAACAGATGAGGAGGTTAAAATAAGATGTTGGTTGGGGTTATCAGTGATACCCATGACAACATTTTTAACACAGAAAAGGCTATAAAGGTTGCTCAACAAAAAGGCTGTGAAATCCTTTTCCACTGTGGAGACCTTATTTCTCCTTTTATGATACCTCTGTTAGCTTCTTTTCAGAAAGAGGTACATCTTATCGTTGGAAATAATCAAGGAGATATAGCCTTGATGTATGAACATCTTAAAAAATATCCGTGGGTTAAGTTTCACGGAGAGCAGGCGTTTTTAGAGATAAAGGGTGTTAATGTAGCGATGGTGCATTACCCTAAACTTGCCTATGTTTTAGCCAAGAGTCATGAGTTTGATTATGTTTTTTGTGGTCATACCCATAAGTTTGAAGTAAAAGAGATAGGAAAGGCCTTGGTGGTGAACCCAGGAGAGGTTTTGGGGAAAGAAGGTGTTCCTACTATGGTAGTCCTTGATTTAACCTCTAAGACCTGGGAAAAATTAGACCTTCTGTAAGGAGGGAGTAAACCATGAGATTAAGCCGATATTTTATGCCTACCCTTCGCGAAGACCCTTCAGAGGCTGAAACAGTTAGTCATAAGTTGCTTTTAAGGGCCGGAATGATAAGAAAGTTAGCCTCTGGAATTTATAATTTTTTACCTTTAGGTTTTAAGGCCTTAAAGAAGATAGAACAAATAGTGAGAGAGGAAATGAATAAGGCAGGTGCTCTTGAAATACTTATGCCTTTGGTCCAGCCTGCTGAACTTTGGCAAGAAACAGGGAGATGGGAGCTTTATGGAAAAGAGCTTTTAAGGATAAAAGACAGAAAGGACCATGATTTTTGTCTTGGGCCTACCCATGAAGAGGTGGTAACCGATATCGTGAGAAGGGATGTTAAGTCTTATAAGGACCTACCTTTAATCCTTTATCAGATTGCGGTTAAGTTTAGAGATGAAATACGTCCCAGGTTTGGTATCATGAGGGCACGAGAGTTTATCATGAAAGATGCCTACAGTTTTGATGCTGACGAAGAAGGTTTAGAAAAAAGTTATCAGAAAATGTACGAAACCTATCATCGGATCTTTGAAAACTGTGGTCTTAAGTTTAAGGCTGTAGAGGCTCATACCGGAGCTATAGGAGGGGATGTTTCTCATGAGTTTATGGTACTTGCAGAAACTGGAGAAGACACCATAGCCTTTTGTGAAGCCTGTGGTTATGCTTCAAACATAGAGTTAACCCCTGCAGAAACTTCAGAAAACTACCCTCAAGAATCACCTAAGCCTTTAGAGAAGGTTTATACCCCAGGGGTAAGGACAGCTAAGGAAGTAGCAGACTTCTTAGGTTTACCTGTGGCAAAAATTACCAAAACCCTAATCTATATCGTAGAAGAAAACGAGGCTGTAGCAGTTTGTATAAGAGGAGACCATGAGGTAAACGAAATAAAACTTGAGAAGATTTTAGGTGGTAAACCCTTTAGGATGGCAAAGGATGAAGAAATAAGAAGAATAGCAGGAGCAAGTCCTGGTTTTATCGGTCCTAAGGGATTAAAGATAAAGATAATTGCCGATAAAAGTTTAGTTGGATATCCTAACTTTGTTATAGGTGCTAATGAAGACGAATATCACTATATCAACGCTAACCTTGGAGAAACCTTTACTCCAGACATGATAGCTGATGTCAGAAAAGCAACGGAAGGAGACCTTTGCCCTCATTGTGGAAAACCATTAAGTTTTTTGAAAGGGATTGAGGTAGGACATATTTTTAAACTTGGCACTAAATACAGCCTTCCCATGAAAGCCATGTTTCTTGATAAAGACGGCCAGATGAAACCTTTTATCATGGGGTGTTATGGTATAGGGGTTAGCAGGGTGCTTGCGGCAACCATAGAACAGAACCATGACGAAAAAGGTATCATTTTCCCCTGGCAAATAGCACCTGTTCAAATAGGAATTATACCTTTAAAAGATAGTTTTAAAGAAAAGGCAGAAAGTTTATACCAGGGTTTAAGTCAAAAGTGGGATGTTTTGCTTGATGACAGAGATGAACGCCCAGGGGTAAAGTTTAACGACCTTGATCTCATAGGGGTGCCTCTGCAAATCATCTTAGGTAAGGCTTTTGAAGAAAAAGGAGAGGTAGAAATCAAGCAAAGGAAGACAGGAGAAAGGGTATATCTTAAGCCTGAGGAAATAGAAAACTACGTCCAAGGGTTTGCGAAAAAGGGAGCTTAGATGAGCCAAAAAATTGTTAAGGCTATAGGGCTTGTTTTTGGAGACATAGGAACAAGTCCTATCTATACCTTACCTGTTATTTTCCTTTTTCTGCCACCCACGAAAGAAAATGTTTTAGGCGTATTATCCTTGATCTTTTGGACTTTGATTATCATCCCTACCATTCAATACACCGTCTTAGCTATGAGTCTTAGTTTGCGAGGAGAAGGAGGCACTTTAATTCTTTCTGAGATTTTGCGTACTTTATTAAGAGGTCGTAAGAGATTTTTAGGCTCGGTGGTTTTTTTGTCTTTTATAGGTATTTCCTTTCTTATGGGAGATGGGGTTATCACCCCTGCCATAAGTATAATGAGTGCTGTAGAAGGAATTTCTTATATCCCTGGGTTAAGACCTTTAGAAAAAACAGAGGTAGTTTTACTCAGTGTGTTAATTGCTTTAGGTTTGTTTTATTTTCAGAAAAGAGGGACAGAAAAGGTTTCAGGGGCCTTTGGCCCTATCATGAGCCTTTGGTTTTTAAGTCTTTTTATCCTTGGTTTTTTAAACTTGTTTTTGAGTCCTGAGGTTATCTTAGCGATAAACCCTTGGTATGCCTTAGAGTTTTTCAAACAAAACGGTTGGAAGGCCTACTTAATCTTAGGAGAGGTTATCCTTTGTGCTACGGGCAGTGAAGCTATGTATGCTGACATGGGGCATCTTGGGGCAAAACCCATAAAAAGAGCTTGGTATTTAGTTCTAACAGCCCTGGTGGTGAACTATTTTGGCCAAGGGGCTTTTCTTTTAAGACATCCGGAGTCGAAAAGCATTCTTTTTGAGATGTGTTTAAATACCTTTGCTTCAGCTTATGTGCCTTTTTTGTGTTTAGCGTTGATGGCAACGGTGATCGCCTCTCAAGCTATGATCAGCTGTATGTTTAGTGTGGTTTATCAGGCGATGTCTGCCAGATATTTGCCTTTAATGAGAGTAAAGTATACTTCTCCTGAGCTACATTCTCAGATTTACATAGGAACGATCAATTGGTTTCTTTTCTTAGCCGTGGTTTTTATCATGTTTGAGTTTCAAACCTCTACCAATTTGGCAGCAGCTTACGGTCTTGCAGTTACAGGAAATATGACCATTACAGGGATTTTTCTCATCACGATTTTTTATCTTAAAAAACGATATTCTTTTTTATTTCTTGCAGTCTTAACCACCTCTATCACCTTTTTATACTTTACTTCAACCCTTTTTAAGCTTCCTCACGGAGGATTTTGGGCTCTGGTACTTGCTGTAATTCCTTTTTCCATAATACTTCTTTATACCCAAGGACAAAAAAGACTATATAAAAGCCTGAGGTTTTTCAATCAGAAAGAATTTGTGACTAATTTTGCTAAATTTTATAAAGAAAATCCTAAAATCCAAGGCAAGGCACTTTACTTTATCCGTGACCCTGAACATTTTCCCCCCTACGTTATCGAAAACATCTTTGTTCATGGGATTCTCTATGAAGAAAACATCTTTGTTTCCCTAATAAGAAAAAACGAGCCTTATGGTATTACCACCAGTTTTTTAGAAGAAATCTGCCCTGGAGCTAAGGTTTTTGAGATTGCTTACGGTTATATGGAAAGGCTCAAGGTTGAAGACATTTTAAAAGAACAGGGTATCAACGAACGGGTAATCTTTTATGGTCTTGAGGATATCGAGACTCAACATCCTGTCTGGAAGGCTTATGCCTTTATCAAACAAATCAGCCCCCATTTTGTTAAATTTCTTAATCTTCCTCCTGCTAAACTTCACGGAGTGTTAACCAGAATAGAGCTGTAAGCTTTTATTCTAAGTCCGTCTGGGAAGTTAAAAGTTTACTGTTTCTAAAGGTTCTTATCAGGTTTGGATGGTGAGAAGGTACGTTCATCTTTTTTAAATGGCAAACCTCACATTTTAAGTTTGCACCTATCGGGAGGATATTTCTCTGGTATTGTAAGGGTTGTAGGTTGTCTATAACCATCCCATAAGGGTTAAAAGCTGGATATAATGCGTGGGGAGAGCCATGACAGACAAGACAAGGTAGTTTTTGTGTGTTATCCTTTCTTACCCGGAAAAGGCCTGAGACATCTTCAGTCCAGTTATTATAACCCTTAGCCTCTTTAGCTGGTTTTTGAAAGCCTTTATGGCAGTTAAGACAGTCAGGTTGCTGTACCCAGGGCTTCCTTGGTGTTATCTGATCTTTAGGTATTGGGGGGTTGAGATGAGCAAGCAAAAATTTGGAAGTTTTTGTGTTCGTTCCCTTGAGAAGAGATGTGGCATGAAAATCTATGTTTCCATGACAATCAACACACTCTAACCCTAATTTTTTATGAATATCTCTGTAACATTTGGTATTACCTTTAGGATGATCAGGATGACATAAATAACAGGCTTTTTCATCTTTATAGGGCATATAGTTTGCATGCCATCCATGGATGGCTGCTGAAAAACTATTATAACCCTTTATTCCTTCACTCCCTACGATAAAATCGGCATGACATTTTTGACAGAAAACAGGTTTCCCTTGAAGAGCAGATTTATAGAAGTTGGTTTGATGGTTTTTATCATGGGCTTTAAGTATGTTAATGGCTGTTTGATCAGAGATACCGGCTACACCATTCCATCTTGGGCTTCCTTCATGACACACATAGCAACGGAACTCAGTTGCTACAGGAGAAACGGCTTTGGTGCGCTGTAAAACTTTGCCTGAAACTTTATCTACAGCTTCTATCTCAAAAACAGGATAAGGGTTATATGTACCGTCTTTTTTATAAGGTAAAACCGGGATCCCCTTAGCTATAAAAATTTTTCTTTTTTCATCCCAATCGAAAGTACCGTTAAGTCCTTTTCCAGTTAAACCTAAATCCTTAGGAACGGTTTGGTTAAAAAATTCTGTAGCATAATCCCAGAAAAGGACATGTTTAGAGGGTGTTTTAAAACCAGGTTCAACTTTGTAAACTAATTGAACTTTTGTGTTATCAAGCATTTCAGGTTTAGGCCCTCTC
Above is a genomic segment from Thermodesulfobacterium commune DSM 2178 containing:
- a CDS encoding menaquinone biosynthesis decarboxylase: MSSFKSLQEFLQVLEQEKELIRVKEEVSPELEITEITDRVCKKFGPALLFEKVKGYKIPVVTNLMGSYKRICLALRVKDLDELGKEVAEFIEVTKPGSFFEKLKLVPKLLRASNLFPKKVEKAPCQEIVWEGDEVDLYKLPILKCWPKDGGPFITLPCVITKDPETGTYNVGMYRMQVFSKNETGMHWQIHKTGAKHYRKAEKKGERLPVAVAIGPDPAIIYAATAPLPEDIDEFLLAGFLRRSPVELVKCLTVPLEVPAESQIVLEGYVEPFERRLEGPFGDHTGYYTPPDYYPVFRVTCITLRKDAIYPATIVGKPPQEDCFLGKATERLFLPLLKKILPEIIDIHLPWEGVFHNLAFVSIDKRYPGHAFKVASALWGLGQMMFTKIIVVVDKEVNVQNISEVLFYMSGNVDPERDIMIVKGPVDALDHASPYPAYGSKMCIDATRKWREEGYLREWPEEAVMSDEIKAKVEKVWKKIEEQMRRLK
- a CDS encoding metallophosphoesterase — translated: MLVGVISDTHDNIFNTEKAIKVAQQKGCEILFHCGDLISPFMIPLLASFQKEVHLIVGNNQGDIALMYEHLKKYPWVKFHGEQAFLEIKGVNVAMVHYPKLAYVLAKSHEFDYVFCGHTHKFEVKEIGKALVVNPGEVLGKEGVPTMVVLDLTSKTWEKLDLL
- a CDS encoding proline--tRNA ligase, whose amino-acid sequence is MRLSRYFMPTLREDPSEAETVSHKLLLRAGMIRKLASGIYNFLPLGFKALKKIEQIVREEMNKAGALEILMPLVQPAELWQETGRWELYGKELLRIKDRKDHDFCLGPTHEEVVTDIVRRDVKSYKDLPLILYQIAVKFRDEIRPRFGIMRAREFIMKDAYSFDADEEGLEKSYQKMYETYHRIFENCGLKFKAVEAHTGAIGGDVSHEFMVLAETGEDTIAFCEACGYASNIELTPAETSENYPQESPKPLEKVYTPGVRTAKEVADFLGLPVAKITKTLIYIVEENEAVAVCIRGDHEVNEIKLEKILGGKPFRMAKDEEIRRIAGASPGFIGPKGLKIKIIADKSLVGYPNFVIGANEDEYHYINANLGETFTPDMIADVRKATEGDLCPHCGKPLSFLKGIEVGHIFKLGTKYSLPMKAMFLDKDGQMKPFIMGCYGIGVSRVLAATIEQNHDEKGIIFPWQIAPVQIGIIPLKDSFKEKAESLYQGLSQKWDVLLDDRDERPGVKFNDLDLIGVPLQIILGKAFEEKGEVEIKQRKTGERVYLKPEEIENYVQGFAKKGA
- the purF gene encoding amidophosphoribosyltransferase, which codes for MCGLFGIFGVEEAANYTYFGLYSLQHRGQESAGIAVYDGETIREWKALGLVSEVFNEEILKGLKGKVAIGHVRYSTTGSSIVQNAQPFCVSFAKKKIAIAHNGNLVNAYQIRCSLEEEGHIFQTTMDSEVIIHLVVRNLKKGLVEAIAETMKKIKGAYSVLLLYDDTLVAFRDPWGFRPLCLGIINGGYVIASETCAFDLIGAQYLREVAPGEILVITQEGLKSYFPFKKEKFPKSHCVFEFIYFARPDSHIFGKTVYPVRKQLGKNLYKECPLEADFVMPFPDSGTYAAIGYSQASGIPLEFGMIRNHYIGRTFIQPSQRLRDLSVKMKLNPVKELIKNREIIIVDDSLVRGTTSKNRFRGIKELGPKKVHFLLSCPPIRFPCFFGIDFPSRSELIAAKHSVEEIRKFLDIDTLYYLSIEGLVDALGDLRNKLCLACFTGEYPIEVDFSFKKDIAEA
- a CDS encoding KUP/HAK/KT family potassium transporter gives rise to the protein MSQKIVKAIGLVFGDIGTSPIYTLPVIFLFLPPTKENVLGVLSLIFWTLIIIPTIQYTVLAMSLSLRGEGGTLILSEILRTLLRGRKRFLGSVVFLSFIGISFLMGDGVITPAISIMSAVEGISYIPGLRPLEKTEVVLLSVLIALGLFYFQKRGTEKVSGAFGPIMSLWFLSLFILGFLNLFLSPEVILAINPWYALEFFKQNGWKAYLILGEVILCATGSEAMYADMGHLGAKPIKRAWYLVLTALVVNYFGQGAFLLRHPESKSILFEMCLNTFASAYVPFLCLALMATVIASQAMISCMFSVVYQAMSARYLPLMRVKYTSPELHSQIYIGTINWFLFLAVVFIMFEFQTSTNLAAAYGLAVTGNMTITGIFLITIFYLKKRYSFLFLAVLTTSITFLYFTSTLFKLPHGGFWALVLAVIPFSIILLYTQGQKRLYKSLRFFNQKEFVTNFAKFYKENPKIQGKALYFIRDPEHFPPYVIENIFVHGILYEENIFVSLIRKNEPYGITTSFLEEICPGAKVFEIAYGYMERLKVEDILKEQGINERVIFYGLEDIETQHPVWKAYAFIKQISPHFVKFLNLPPAKLHGVLTRIEL
- a CDS encoding carbohydrate kinase family protein — its product is MFDFVGCGALNWDIFFEVEDLEVLKEKNIPAIPGGEIALERKEFLEVLNFLEKKGNFLFEGGGGSAANTLYALSLWGFRCSFLGAVGEDSFGKKILEEFSSVNLVSEYIIKKGTTSLALIILSPYRDRFILVSPGDAEKYLPSLLSTKVLPTGVYHFSSFASKEGRNFQLNLLSKVNPLCFDPGRIYTALGWEFLLPWLKKTKHLFITEEELSMLDKNPYDLLELGIEKIFLKQGKKGATLVSRDRVITASSLKIEKVVDNTGAGDYFNAGVLAGIALGLPDERALNLGIYTAGISLRDYGRRGCLNKKEFQNYVSLLK
- the yihA gene encoding ribosome biogenesis GTP-binding protein YihA/YsxC, with the translated sequence MFKHIEFVKSVFKLEDLPPPEFPEIAFLGRSNVGKSSLINAFLNRKKVAKVSSTPGFTKALNFFRIDFKFYLVDLPGYGFAKVPVEVKKHWQYLVEGYLKAVRDFRNLVLIFDIRRNPDEADIQLVEFVKHLKKPHCIVLNKIDTLSFREVERQASVYQKTFKPNPETPLFLISCKESKGIPQLRSHLLSCLGFKNN
- a CDS encoding TldD/PmbA family protein, giving the protein MSEVDLKYLKSLTQEWFKDAFYGDLYLERVETLKIVVEPDRIDEVNWGVEEGSAIRKITPEFTNKLYFSNGFFEKGLRELILQTKRPCEEEVSKKLTTRLEYLEELKKKVWSTKEIKHYRLFYSEVVKEVWIFTSEGKFLSDKREYTKLGVIVVAEKDGRLERGYEVAGRKMNFEQVKDLEEFLVLPERASRLAVKMLSAKKAPAGVMPVVLAGQAGGTMIHEAVGHGLEADHAEEGLSVYSGKIGEKVASPLITVVDDPTIEGLYGSYQVDDEGVYAQPVVLIENGRLKTYLYDRLTAFKYQKTPNGHGRRQDYRCIPIPRMANTYIAKGPHKPEEILKSIEKGILVKKMGGGEVNPLTGDFVFEVREGYYIDKGEIAYPVKGATLVGNGPKVLEIIDMVGEDLHFEPGVCGKDGQGVPVSDGQPTLRIPELTVGGIVE